The following are encoded in a window of Lates calcarifer isolate ASB-BC8 linkage group LG20, TLL_Latcal_v3, whole genome shotgun sequence genomic DNA:
- the LOC108893555 gene encoding LOW QUALITY PROTEIN: glycerophosphodiester phosphodiesterase domain-containing protein 5-like (The sequence of the model RefSeq protein was modified relative to this genomic sequence to represent the inferred CDS: deleted 1 base in 1 codon), whose protein sequence is MASTLSRLQFGRSRGLRAKLLRRYEHQPLVSCLAGLYSCRWRRYERSCAQPGDCCCNKLEGASFALLVAAFCLTLVFLYFWGQAKNDYNDFDWFNFGNLGFWFPWSVVLLVIAAGFFTYITVLMLLAVCLLSEGQKLYLHWTHKIGIVVSLIFSIAATAALSKLWSQVWETLLLSFQITAPYLHVGGVMLVTALAWPIALHFFRMNSRVRRGLIMAVYLSILLALYLVPLGLYSPCIKEQQELGPAPTLIGHRGAPMLAPENTLMSFEKAVEAGSKGLETDVTISFDGVPFLMHDRTLQRTTNIQEVFPNRTNTPAAMFTWAELETLNAGAWFLSHNPFGTAGSLGAENRRRAGNQSVCSLQAFLQLAAHTDKLVIFDLYRPPRGHPYRDTWIQRTLEVVQNESSIRSSQVLWLPSDLRALVQEIDPELQQTAGSPLPLEELQSNHIVKLNLHYSSMSAELTSEYSAVNITTNLYVISQPWLYSLAWCSGVHSVTTNAPQLLSSMTAPLFLMSPDEYNLMWILTDLLSLVLILIIFIFHWWRERGLAFSSDNKVTLDNGTYSKFKTEMSDIWSVSSTNSQAEKTPSLATITEH, encoded by the exons ATGGCGTCCACGTTGTCCCGGCTGCAGTTCGGCCGGTCGCGTGGTCTTCGAGCGAAGCTGCTGCGGCGCTACGAGCACCAGCCCTTAGTGTCGTGCCTGGCCGGTCTGTACAGCTGCCGGTGGAGACGCTACGAAAGGAGCTGCGCTCAGCCCGGAGACTGCTGCTGCAACAAG TTGGAAGGGGCCAGCTTCGCTCTGCTCGTGGCGGCTTTCTGCCTAACGCTGGTGTTTCTCTACTTCTGGGGACAAGCGAAGAACGACTACAATGACTTTGACTG GTTTAACTTTGGGAACCTGGGCTTCTGGTTTCCCTGGTCTGTGGTGCTGCTGGTCATCGCTGCAGGCTTCTTCACCTACATCACTGTGCTCAtg CTGctggctgtgtgtttgctgtcgGAGGGCCAGAAGCTTTATTTACACTGGACTCACAAG ATCGGGATCGTGGTGAGCCTCATCTTCTCCATCGCAGCCACCGCCGCCCTGTCCAAACTGTGGAGTCAAGTGTGGGAAACGTTACTACTTTCCTTCCAG ATAACAGCACCTTATTTACATGTGGGTGGAGTCATGCTGGTGACGGCGCTGGCCTGGCCGATTGCTTTGCATTTCTTTCGTATGAACAGCAGAG taAGACGCGGCCTGATCATGGCGGTGTACCTGTCCATCCTGTTGGCCCTCTACCTGGTGCCCCTCGGTTTGTATTCTCCTTGTATCAAAGAGCAGCAGGAG CTGGGCCCTGCACCGACCCTCATTGGCCACCGAGGAGCGCCCATG CTCGCtccagaaaacacactgatgtcGTTTGAGAAGGCGGTGGAGGCTGGAAGTAAAGGTCTGGAGACGGACGTCACTATCAG TTTCGATGGAGTTCCCTTCCTGATGCACGACCGCACCCTCCAGCGGACCACCAACATCCAGGAGGTTTTCCCAAACCGGACCAACACCCCGGCGGCCATGTTCACCTGGGCAGAGTTGGAGACCCTGAATGCCGGGGCCTGGTTCCTCTCT CACAATCCGTTCGGTACAGCCGGCTCTCTGGGAGCAGAGAACCGGCGGCGGGCGGGGAACCAGTCCGTCTGCAGCCTGCAGGCCTTCCTCCAGCTGGCAGCTCACACCGACAAACTGGTGATCTTCGACCTCTACCGCCCACCCAGAGGTCACCCGTACAGAGACACCTGGATCCAACGCACGCTGGAGGTCGTCCAGAACGAGTCCTCCATTCGGTCCTCACAG GTGCTGTGGCTGCCGTCAGATCTGAGGGCTCTGGTGCAGGAAATTGATCCTGAGCTCCAGCAGACGGCGGGCAGTCCGCTCCCTCTagaggagctgcagagtaaCCACATCGTCAAGCTGAACCTGCACTACAGCTCCATGTCTGCTGAGCTCACCAG CGAGTACAGCGCCGTGAACATCACCACCAACCTGTATGTGATCAGCCAGCCGTGGCTCTACTCTCTGGCCTGGTGTAGTGGCGTCCACTCGGTCACCACCAACGCCCCCCAGCTCCTCAGCTCCATGACTGCCCCTCTCTTCCTCATG AGTCCAGATGAGTACAACCTGATGTGGATTCTCACTGATTTGTTGTCCCTCGTGTTGAtcctcatcatcttcattttcCACTG GTGGCGAGAGCGAGGACTGGCTTTCAGCTCGGACAATAAAGTCACTCTGGACAACGGCACTTACAGCAAGTTCAAGACAG AGATGAGCGACATATGGTCAGTCTCCAGCACTAACTCGCAAGCAGAGAAGACTCCAAGCCTAGCAACCATCACAGAGCACTAA